Proteins encoded in a region of the Antedon mediterranea chromosome 2, ecAntMedi1.1, whole genome shotgun sequence genome:
- the LOC140040742 gene encoding tuftelin-interacting protein 11-like isoform X1 gives MAGLYEDDDGVTGFEVTEDDVERMLDPHGSRYKQSKAKHIYGIWARESDEEEETRSGFGMGKGNTSDLATEMNFIVGGKKATADKTDKPCSVNASVVIEPKANKGRTTADIRHQELMHPDKNMGDWQRHTTGIGEKLMKDMGYVPGKGLGKDNQGIVRPVEAKKRAGKGAIGAHGPEGVRISKKYRPVDQDEQEENEFKQELQQWKIGAETRKKPSYVYKTAEEVIKSGKMKKRKATGETTISGVKVIDMTGPEQRVLDGYDKIGQQHDRPEDTFDSLANDERAFEMPELQHNIDLLVDMAEQQIIQNNRQLQHEQDMIVNLEHEKRKISGILQQEKQQVIRLKKVMQIVERCEENSKPASANPLTLVDCENIFKELQMDFANEYRVFQIPQIAVNIIFPLVQTEVAFWDPMQSNEEHIPLFERLKAFLDNKNNRMKLESGHIITVYERLIWELWMPIFRRTVTNCNIKSCDSIIGLLNAWAPLLPSWVTINIQDQLIYPKLQRQVDEWNPLTDPVPIHSWLHPWLPFMELKLEPLYVPIRQKLANCLINWHPSDGSAKTILMPWKPVFNKGAMGTFVIRNILPKLAVCLQEFLINPYQQHLEPFHWVMSWDELTPLPSMVGLLEKNFFPKWLNVLNTWLGNSPNYDEVTNWYLGWKRLFNENLLSHPSVKDYFNRALELMNHAVSGKFTASVDNLQYSSNTTDHNRKPTETESERGSFSGIAVPTTFRDLVEKKAQECGLLFCITQRRFDGKQIYSLGPLMVYIERGVIFVNEQGRWAPMALQRAIEMALNS, from the exons gTATCTGGGCTAGAGAGAGTGATGAGGAAGAAGAAACAAGATCAGGTTTTGGTATGGGAAAGGGTAACACCTCAGATTTAGCAACGGAAATGAATTTTATAGTTGGAGGCAAGAAAGCAACAGCAGATAAAACT GATAAACCATGTTCAGTAAATGCCAGTGTTGTAATTGAACCAAAAGCCAACAAAGGTCGAACAACTGCTGACATACGACATCAGGAGTTGATGCATCCAGATAAAAACATGGGTGACTGGCAAAGGCATACTACAGGAATAGGAGAAAAACTTATGAAAGAT aTGGGATATGTTCCTGGTAAAGGCTTGGGTAAAGACAACCAAGGCATAGTAAGACCAGTAGAGGCAAAGAAAAGGGCTGGCAAAGGAGCAATAGGTGCTCATGGTCCAGAAGGTGTCCGCATATCGAAAAAATACAGACCTGTTGATCAAGATGAACAAGAAGAGAATGAATTTAAACAAGAATTGCAACAGTGGAAAATTGGAGCTGAG ACAAGAAAGAAGCCTTCATATGTATATAAGACAGCTGAAGAGGTAATAAAGTCTGGTAAAATGAAGAAAAGAAAAGCTACTGGTGAAACTACTATTTCAGGTGTGAAAGTAATTGACATGACCGGTCCTGAGCAGAGGGTACTTGATGGTTACGACAAGATAGGTCAACAGCATGACAGACCAGAAGACACATTTGATTCATTAGCAAATGATGAAAGAGCATTTGAAATGCCTGAGTTACAACATAACATTGATCTGCTGGTAGACATGGCTGAACAACAAATCATACAGAATAATagaca GCTGCAACATGAGCAGGACATGATTGTAAACTTAGAACATGAAAAGCGAAAAATCAGTGGAATATTACAACAAGAAAAGCAACAGGTCATACGACTCAAGAAGGTCATGCAAATTGTTGAAAG GTGTGAAGAAAACAGTAAACCAGCTTCTGCGAACCCTTTGACATTAGTAGACTGTGAAAACATCTTTAAAGAATTGCAGATGGATTTTGCAAATGAGTATAGAGTTTTTCAGATTCCTCAGATCGCAGTCAACATTATCTTTCCTTTA GTACAAACGGAAGTTGCCTTCTGGGACCCAATGCAGAGCAATGAAGAGCATATTCCTCTATTTGAAAGATTAAAAGCATTCCTTGACAACAAAAACAATCGTATGAAATTAGAATCAGGACACATCATTACTGTTTATGAAAGATTAATTTGGGAATTGTGGATGCCAATATTTAGAAGAACGGTCACAAACTGTAATATCAAAAGCTGTGATTCAATTATTG gtCTACTGAATGCTTGGGCTCCATTGCTTCCAAGTTGGGTGACCATAAACATTCAGGATCAACTGATTTATCCCAAGCTACAACGACAGGTAGATGAATGGAATCCATTAACAGATCCAGTTCCAATTCACTCATGGTTACATCCCTGGTTACCATTTATGG AGCTGAAACTTGAACCTTTATATGTACCAATCCGGCAAAAACTTGCCAATTGCTTGATAAACTGGCACCCAAGTGATGGGTCAGCGAAAACTATCTTAATGCCGTGGAAACCAGTTTTTAACAAAGGAGCAATGGGAACATTTGTGATTAGAAATATCTTGCCAAAACTAGCAGTTTGCTTGCAAGAGTTTTTAATCAATCCTTACCAACAACATCTTG AGCCATTTCACTGGGTGATGTCATGGGATGAGTTAACACCTCTACCAAGCATGGTAGGCTTACTTGAGAAGAATTTTTTCCCCAAGTGGTTGAATGTACTTAATACCTGGCTTGGCAACAGTCCAAATTATGATGAGGTTACAAATTGGTACCTTGGCTGGAAGAGGCTTTTCAATGAAAATCTCCTCTCACATCCTTCAGTTAAAg ATTATTTCAACCGTGCTCTTGAGTTAATGAACCATGCCGTGTCGGGAAAATTCACTGCTAGTGTAGACAACCTTCAGTATTCGTCAAATACAACAGATCATAATAGAAAACCAACTGAAACAGAG agtgaAAGAGGAAGTTTTTCTGGAATTGCAGTTCCAACAACATTCAGAGATCtagttgaaaaaaaa gcaCAAGAATGTGGACTTCTGTTTTGTATAACACAAAGACGATTTGATGGAAAACAGATTTACTCCCTTGGACCTCTAATGGTTTACATTGAAAGAGGTGTGATATTTGTGAACGAACAGGGACGTTGGGCACCTATGGCATTACAAAGAGCAATAGAAATGGCACTTAACTCATAG
- the LOC140040742 gene encoding tuftelin-interacting protein 11-like isoform X2, which yields MGKGNTSDLATEMNFIVGGKKATADKTDKPCSVNASVVIEPKANKGRTTADIRHQELMHPDKNMGDWQRHTTGIGEKLMKDMGYVPGKGLGKDNQGIVRPVEAKKRAGKGAIGAHGPEGVRISKKYRPVDQDEQEENEFKQELQQWKIGAETRKKPSYVYKTAEEVIKSGKMKKRKATGETTISGVKVIDMTGPEQRVLDGYDKIGQQHDRPEDTFDSLANDERAFEMPELQHNIDLLVDMAEQQIIQNNRQLQHEQDMIVNLEHEKRKISGILQQEKQQVIRLKKVMQIVERCEENSKPASANPLTLVDCENIFKELQMDFANEYRVFQIPQIAVNIIFPLVQTEVAFWDPMQSNEEHIPLFERLKAFLDNKNNRMKLESGHIITVYERLIWELWMPIFRRTVTNCNIKSCDSIIGLLNAWAPLLPSWVTINIQDQLIYPKLQRQVDEWNPLTDPVPIHSWLHPWLPFMELKLEPLYVPIRQKLANCLINWHPSDGSAKTILMPWKPVFNKGAMGTFVIRNILPKLAVCLQEFLINPYQQHLEPFHWVMSWDELTPLPSMVGLLEKNFFPKWLNVLNTWLGNSPNYDEVTNWYLGWKRLFNENLLSHPSVKDYFNRALELMNHAVSGKFTASVDNLQYSSNTTDHNRKPTETESERGSFSGIAVPTTFRDLVEKKAQECGLLFCITQRRFDGKQIYSLGPLMVYIERGVIFVNEQGRWAPMALQRAIEMALNS from the exons ATGGGAAAGGGTAACACCTCAGATTTAGCAACGGAAATGAATTTTATAGTTGGAGGCAAGAAAGCAACAGCAGATAAAACT GATAAACCATGTTCAGTAAATGCCAGTGTTGTAATTGAACCAAAAGCCAACAAAGGTCGAACAACTGCTGACATACGACATCAGGAGTTGATGCATCCAGATAAAAACATGGGTGACTGGCAAAGGCATACTACAGGAATAGGAGAAAAACTTATGAAAGAT aTGGGATATGTTCCTGGTAAAGGCTTGGGTAAAGACAACCAAGGCATAGTAAGACCAGTAGAGGCAAAGAAAAGGGCTGGCAAAGGAGCAATAGGTGCTCATGGTCCAGAAGGTGTCCGCATATCGAAAAAATACAGACCTGTTGATCAAGATGAACAAGAAGAGAATGAATTTAAACAAGAATTGCAACAGTGGAAAATTGGAGCTGAG ACAAGAAAGAAGCCTTCATATGTATATAAGACAGCTGAAGAGGTAATAAAGTCTGGTAAAATGAAGAAAAGAAAAGCTACTGGTGAAACTACTATTTCAGGTGTGAAAGTAATTGACATGACCGGTCCTGAGCAGAGGGTACTTGATGGTTACGACAAGATAGGTCAACAGCATGACAGACCAGAAGACACATTTGATTCATTAGCAAATGATGAAAGAGCATTTGAAATGCCTGAGTTACAACATAACATTGATCTGCTGGTAGACATGGCTGAACAACAAATCATACAGAATAATagaca GCTGCAACATGAGCAGGACATGATTGTAAACTTAGAACATGAAAAGCGAAAAATCAGTGGAATATTACAACAAGAAAAGCAACAGGTCATACGACTCAAGAAGGTCATGCAAATTGTTGAAAG GTGTGAAGAAAACAGTAAACCAGCTTCTGCGAACCCTTTGACATTAGTAGACTGTGAAAACATCTTTAAAGAATTGCAGATGGATTTTGCAAATGAGTATAGAGTTTTTCAGATTCCTCAGATCGCAGTCAACATTATCTTTCCTTTA GTACAAACGGAAGTTGCCTTCTGGGACCCAATGCAGAGCAATGAAGAGCATATTCCTCTATTTGAAAGATTAAAAGCATTCCTTGACAACAAAAACAATCGTATGAAATTAGAATCAGGACACATCATTACTGTTTATGAAAGATTAATTTGGGAATTGTGGATGCCAATATTTAGAAGAACGGTCACAAACTGTAATATCAAAAGCTGTGATTCAATTATTG gtCTACTGAATGCTTGGGCTCCATTGCTTCCAAGTTGGGTGACCATAAACATTCAGGATCAACTGATTTATCCCAAGCTACAACGACAGGTAGATGAATGGAATCCATTAACAGATCCAGTTCCAATTCACTCATGGTTACATCCCTGGTTACCATTTATGG AGCTGAAACTTGAACCTTTATATGTACCAATCCGGCAAAAACTTGCCAATTGCTTGATAAACTGGCACCCAAGTGATGGGTCAGCGAAAACTATCTTAATGCCGTGGAAACCAGTTTTTAACAAAGGAGCAATGGGAACATTTGTGATTAGAAATATCTTGCCAAAACTAGCAGTTTGCTTGCAAGAGTTTTTAATCAATCCTTACCAACAACATCTTG AGCCATTTCACTGGGTGATGTCATGGGATGAGTTAACACCTCTACCAAGCATGGTAGGCTTACTTGAGAAGAATTTTTTCCCCAAGTGGTTGAATGTACTTAATACCTGGCTTGGCAACAGTCCAAATTATGATGAGGTTACAAATTGGTACCTTGGCTGGAAGAGGCTTTTCAATGAAAATCTCCTCTCACATCCTTCAGTTAAAg ATTATTTCAACCGTGCTCTTGAGTTAATGAACCATGCCGTGTCGGGAAAATTCACTGCTAGTGTAGACAACCTTCAGTATTCGTCAAATACAACAGATCATAATAGAAAACCAACTGAAACAGAG agtgaAAGAGGAAGTTTTTCTGGAATTGCAGTTCCAACAACATTCAGAGATCtagttgaaaaaaaa gcaCAAGAATGTGGACTTCTGTTTTGTATAACACAAAGACGATTTGATGGAAAACAGATTTACTCCCTTGGACCTCTAATGGTTTACATTGAAAGAGGTGTGATATTTGTGAACGAACAGGGACGTTGGGCACCTATGGCATTACAAAGAGCAATAGAAATGGCACTTAACTCATAG